In one Mycobacterium sp. NBC_00419 genomic region, the following are encoded:
- a CDS encoding MMPL family transporter gives MFAWWGRTVYRYRYIVIAVMVALCVGGGIYGASLGKHVTQSGFYDEGSSSVRASLIADAAYGRDTSGHIIAIYTAPDGKTVDDPAFKKKILDNLAQVEKDHPDELLRSIGYFKSPELLSNMADADKKHAFMSIQLKGNDDDTILNNFKKVDKDFFIDGVNVKLAGLQPLAAELTGTIGEDQQRAEVAAIPLVAVLLFFVFGGVIAASLPAIIGGLSILGALGIMRVIADFTPVHFFAQPVVTLIGLGIAIDYGLFIVSRFREELAEGYETEAAIRRTMMTSGRTVVFSAVIIVASSLPLLLFPQGFLKSITYAIIASVMLAAILSITVLAAILAILGPNVDALGVRTLLRVPFLRNWTFSRRIIDWFAEKTQKTKTREEVENGFWGKLVNQVMKRPILFAAPIIIFMIVLIIPLGKLALGGISEKYLPPDNSVRTAQEEFDKLFPGFRTEPITLVMKNTDGQPVTDQQVAELRNRAMSVSGFTDPDNNPDAMWKERSYLDGASKDPSVRVIQNGLIVRNEASKKIAELRALTPPRGVTVYVGGTPALEQDSIHSLYDKLPLMVVLLITTTTILMFLAFGSLVLPIKAALMSALTLGSTMGVLTWMFVDGHGSGLMNYTPQPLMAPMIGLIIAVIYGLSTDYEVFLVSRMVEARERGMSTTEAIRIGTATTGRLITAAALVLAVVAGAFVFSDLVMMKYLAFGLLIALLLDATIVRMFLVPAIMKLLGDDCWWAPRWMKRLQVKIGLGETHLPDERKRPVVREPAEALVGAGASAAPEPRSRPAPDPTHPGGRAAPRAVGRAEYPAPPAPHAVPSAAGTARLADPQGVPDNDAPTTRFTVAKNAVRNAVNNAAAAARSNRPDQPAAPDREIESWLGELRGKTPAAPPPQPSAEPTRSMAAPEDATTAIPAPPAATEDVPPSISAEETRAIPVARPESGDSEVATEKLNARGQKEGEDRPRRGGGVSAADLLRREGRL, from the coding sequence GTGTTCGCCTGGTGGGGTCGAACTGTGTATCGCTACCGATACATCGTGATCGCAGTCATGGTCGCGCTGTGCGTCGGCGGCGGCATCTACGGTGCCAGCCTCGGCAAGCACGTCACGCAGAGTGGTTTCTACGACGAGGGCAGTTCGTCGGTGCGGGCGTCGCTGATCGCCGACGCCGCCTACGGGCGCGACACCTCCGGCCACATCATCGCGATCTACACCGCTCCCGACGGCAAGACCGTCGACGACCCGGCCTTCAAGAAGAAGATTCTGGATAACCTCGCCCAGGTCGAGAAGGACCATCCCGACGAGCTGCTGCGGTCGATCGGCTACTTCAAGAGCCCCGAGCTGCTGTCCAACATGGCCGACGCGGACAAGAAGCACGCGTTCATGTCGATCCAGCTCAAGGGCAACGACGACGACACCATCCTGAACAACTTCAAGAAGGTCGACAAGGACTTCTTCATCGACGGTGTCAACGTCAAGCTGGCCGGCCTACAACCACTGGCCGCCGAGCTGACCGGAACCATCGGTGAGGACCAGCAGCGCGCCGAGGTGGCCGCCATCCCGCTGGTCGCGGTGCTGCTCTTCTTCGTCTTCGGCGGCGTGATCGCCGCCAGCCTGCCCGCCATCATCGGCGGCCTGTCCATCCTGGGCGCGTTGGGCATCATGCGGGTGATCGCCGATTTCACGCCGGTGCACTTCTTCGCCCAGCCCGTCGTGACGCTCATCGGTCTGGGCATCGCGATCGACTACGGACTGTTCATCGTCAGCCGCTTCCGAGAAGAGCTCGCCGAAGGCTACGAGACCGAGGCGGCGATCCGGCGCACGATGATGACGTCGGGACGCACAGTGGTGTTCTCAGCGGTGATCATCGTGGCGTCGTCGCTGCCGCTGTTGTTGTTCCCGCAGGGCTTCCTCAAGTCGATCACCTACGCGATCATCGCCTCGGTGATGCTGGCGGCGATCCTGTCGATCACCGTCCTAGCGGCCATCCTGGCCATCCTCGGTCCCAACGTCGACGCGCTCGGTGTCCGCACGCTGCTGCGGGTGCCGTTCCTGCGTAACTGGACCTTCTCGCGCAGGATCATCGACTGGTTCGCGGAGAAGACCCAGAAGACCAAGACCCGCGAAGAGGTCGAGAACGGCTTCTGGGGCAAGCTCGTCAACCAGGTGATGAAACGGCCGATCCTGTTCGCCGCCCCGATCATCATCTTCATGATCGTGCTGATCATCCCGCTGGGGAAGCTGGCTCTCGGCGGCATCAGCGAGAAGTACCTGCCGCCGGACAACTCGGTGCGCACTGCGCAGGAAGAGTTCGACAAGCTCTTCCCCGGCTTCCGCACCGAGCCGATCACGCTGGTCATGAAGAACACCGACGGCCAGCCGGTCACCGATCAGCAGGTCGCCGAGCTTCGCAACAGGGCGATGTCGGTCAGCGGGTTCACCGACCCCGACAACAACCCCGACGCCATGTGGAAGGAACGCTCCTACCTCGACGGCGCCTCCAAGGATCCGTCGGTGCGCGTCATCCAGAATGGCCTCATCGTCCGCAACGAGGCGAGCAAGAAGATCGCCGAGCTGAGAGCCCTCACGCCACCGCGAGGCGTCACGGTCTACGTGGGCGGCACCCCGGCACTGGAACAGGACAGTATCCACAGCCTGTACGACAAGCTGCCGCTGATGGTCGTCCTGCTCATCACCACGACGACGATCCTGATGTTCCTGGCCTTCGGATCGCTGGTGCTGCCAATCAAGGCCGCATTGATGAGCGCGCTCACGTTGGGCTCGACGATGGGTGTGCTCACCTGGATGTTCGTCGACGGACACGGTTCGGGGCTGATGAACTACACCCCGCAGCCGTTGATGGCGCCCATGATCGGGCTGATCATCGCGGTGATCTACGGTCTGTCGACCGACTACGAAGTGTTCCTGGTCTCGCGAATGGTGGAGGCCCGCGAACGCGGGATGTCGACCACCGAGGCCATCCGGATCGGTACCGCGACCACCGGCCGGCTCATCACGGCCGCGGCGCTGGTGCTGGCCGTGGTCGCGGGCGCGTTCGTGTTCTCCGACCTGGTGATGATGAAGTACCTGGCCTTCGGTCTGCTGATCGCGCTGCTGCTCGACGCGACGATCGTCCGCATGTTCCTGGTGCCGGCCATCATGAAGCTGCTCGGCGACGACTGCTGGTGGGCGCCGCGCTGGATGAAGCGGTTGCAGGTCAAGATCGGTCTCGGCGAGACGCACCTGCCCGACGAGCGCAAACGTCCCGTCGTCCGCGAACCCGCCGAGGCGCTCGTCGGCGCCGGCGCATCCGCGGCACCCGAACCCCGGTCACGCCCGGCGCCCGATCCCACGCACCCGGGGGGCCGGGCGGCACCCCGAGCGGTGGGCCGCGCCGAGTACCCGGCCCCGCCCGCGCCGCACGCCGTACCGTCGGCGGCGGGCACCGCACGCCTTGCCGACCCGCAGGGCGTGCCGGACAACGACGCACCCACCACCCGGTTCACGGTGGCCAAGAACGCGGTCCGCAACGCGGTGAACAACGCCGCGGCGGCAGCCCGATCCAACCGTCCCGATCAGCCCGCCGCCCCGGATCGCGAGATCGAGTCATGGCTCGGCGAGCTGCGCGGCAAGACGCCGGCAGCGCCACCGCCGCAACCGTCGGCCGAACCGACCCGTTCGATGGCCGCCCCGGAGGATGCGACGACGGCAATCCCGGCACCGCCGGCTGCCACCGAGGACGTCCCGCCCTCGATCTCGGCTGAGGAGACCCGGGCGATCCCGGTCGCCCGCCCCGAGTCGGGCGACTCCGAGGTGGCCACCGAGAAGCTCAACGCCCGCGGCCAGAAAGAGGGCGAGGACCGTCCGCGCCGCGGCGGTGGAGTCAGCGCGGCCGACCTGCTGCGCCGCGAAGGCCGCCTCTAG
- a CDS encoding NYN domain-containing protein: MSVMEETEPAPVPDVPPAAGDVTSPTTQRVLLVWDAPNLDMGLGSILGGRPTAAHRPRFDALGRWLLGRTSDISAGHPDVTVEPEATVFTNIAPGSADVVRPWVEALRNVGFAVFAKPKIDEDSDVDSDMLAHIAQRHLEGLAAVMVASADGQAFRAPLEDIARSGIPVSVLGFREHASWALASDTLEFVDLEDIPGVFREPLPRIGLDSLPEQGAWLQPFRPLSSLLTSRV; this comes from the coding sequence ATGAGTGTGATGGAAGAAACGGAACCCGCGCCCGTTCCCGACGTGCCACCCGCGGCCGGCGACGTGACGAGCCCCACGACACAGCGGGTGCTGTTGGTCTGGGATGCACCGAACCTCGACATGGGCCTGGGCTCGATCCTCGGCGGCAGGCCCACCGCCGCCCACCGGCCACGGTTCGACGCTCTCGGCCGCTGGTTGCTCGGCCGCACCAGCGATATCTCAGCCGGGCATCCGGACGTCACCGTCGAACCCGAGGCGACGGTGTTCACCAACATCGCCCCTGGCAGCGCCGATGTCGTCCGCCCGTGGGTCGAGGCGCTGCGTAACGTGGGGTTCGCGGTCTTCGCCAAACCGAAGATCGACGAAGACAGCGACGTGGACAGCGACATGCTCGCCCACATCGCACAGCGCCACCTCGAAGGCTTGGCGGCCGTCATGGTGGCCTCGGCCGACGGTCAGGCGTTCCGGGCACCCCTGGAAGACATCGCCCGCTCCGGCATCCCGGTGTCCGTGCTCGGATTTCGCGAACATGCGAGCTGGGCATTAGCGTCGGATACCTTGGAGTTCGTCGACCTGGAAGACATTCCTGGTGTTTTCCGCGAGCCGCTGCCGCGAATCGGCCTAGATTCGCTACCAGAGCAAGGGGCGTGGCTACAGCCATTCCGGCCGCTGTCCTCGCTACTGACATCGCGGGTCTGA
- the trmB gene encoding tRNA (guanosine(46)-N7)-methyltransferase TrmB: protein MGDDGGMHAQGGSAAPETLGPAQDYPRVTSFRSRRSSLTEAQQDLWDRRWPEVGTQARVGDHPMGLLDTDAWFGRHAPVVLEIGCGTGTSTLAMAQTEPEIDVVAVEVYRRGLAQLLSAIDRENVTNIRLIRGDAMDVLENMFATGTLTGVRVFFPDPWPKSRHHKRRFLKTETVALIADRLRPGGVLHAATDHAGYAEQIAEVGDAEPMLRRATDGDDLPISVRRPTTKYEGKAHDAGSAVSELIWMKRP, encoded by the coding sequence ATGGGCGACGATGGAGGGATGCATGCGCAGGGTGGCTCTGCCGCGCCCGAAACACTCGGGCCGGCGCAGGACTATCCGCGTGTCACCAGCTTCCGCTCCCGGCGTTCCAGCCTCACCGAGGCGCAGCAGGATCTGTGGGACCGGCGCTGGCCGGAAGTCGGGACTCAAGCCAGGGTCGGGGACCATCCCATGGGCCTGCTCGATACCGACGCCTGGTTCGGCCGTCACGCCCCCGTGGTCCTGGAGATCGGGTGCGGAACCGGCACCTCCACCCTGGCGATGGCGCAGACCGAGCCGGAGATCGACGTCGTGGCCGTCGAGGTCTACCGGCGCGGCCTCGCACAGCTGCTCAGCGCGATCGACCGGGAGAACGTGACCAACATCAGGCTGATCCGGGGCGACGCGATGGACGTGCTGGAGAACATGTTCGCCACCGGCACGCTGACCGGGGTGCGGGTGTTCTTCCCGGACCCCTGGCCGAAGTCACGCCACCACAAACGAAGATTCCTCAAGACCGAGACCGTGGCGCTCATCGCCGACCGGTTGCGTCCCGGCGGTGTCCTGCACGCCGCGACCGACCACGCCGGCTACGCCGAGCAGATCGCCGAGGTCGGCGATGCCGAACCGATGCTGCGCCGGGCCACCGACGGTGACGATCTGCCCATTTCGGTGCGACGGCCGACCACCAAGTACGAAGGCAAGGCCCACGATGCGGGCAGCGCGGTCAGCGAACTCATCTGGATGAAGCGACCATGA